The following are encoded together in the Halomonas halophila genome:
- a CDS encoding adenylosuccinate synthase — MGKNVVVLGTQWGDEGKGKVVDLLTESAGAVVRFQGGHNAGHTLVIDGEKTVLHLIPSGILRDDKTCVIGNGVVLSPEALLEEIRELEAKGVPVRERLRLSPACPLILPYHERLDQAREKARGVAKIGTTGRGIGPAYEDKVARRGLRLGDMLHRERFASKLGEVLDYHNFVLTKFHGEEPVDFQQVLDDAMRMADELRSMVCDTVSLVHDVRKAGDNILFEGAQGSLLDIDHGTYPFVTSSNTTAGGTATGSGVGPLYLDYVLGITKAYTTRVGSGPFPTELFDEHGRHLAEKGHEFGATTGRARRCGWFDAVALRHAVQINSVSGICLTKLDVLDGLENIRVCVGYRSKDGELLDNPVDSEGYEAIEPVYQDLPGWSESTLGIKSVEALPANARAYISFLEEQVGTSIDIISTGPDRNETIVLRNPFGE, encoded by the coding sequence ATGGGCAAGAACGTAGTCGTACTGGGCACCCAGTGGGGTGACGAAGGCAAGGGCAAGGTCGTCGACCTGCTCACCGAGTCCGCCGGCGCCGTCGTGCGCTTCCAGGGCGGTCACAACGCCGGTCACACCCTGGTCATCGATGGCGAGAAGACCGTCCTGCACCTGATCCCTTCCGGCATCCTGCGTGACGACAAGACCTGCGTGATCGGCAACGGCGTGGTGCTGTCGCCGGAGGCGCTGCTCGAGGAGATCCGCGAGCTGGAAGCCAAGGGCGTGCCGGTGCGCGAGCGCCTGCGCCTGTCGCCGGCCTGCCCGCTGATCCTGCCGTACCACGAGCGCCTCGACCAGGCCCGCGAGAAGGCCCGCGGCGTGGCCAAGATCGGCACCACCGGTCGCGGCATCGGCCCGGCCTACGAGGACAAGGTCGCCCGTCGTGGCCTGCGCCTGGGCGACATGCTGCACCGCGAGCGCTTCGCCTCCAAGCTCGGCGAGGTGCTGGACTACCACAACTTCGTGCTGACCAAGTTCCACGGCGAAGAGCCGGTGGACTTCCAGCAGGTGCTCGACGACGCCATGCGCATGGCCGACGAGCTGCGCTCCATGGTCTGCGACACCGTGAGCCTGGTGCACGACGTGCGCAAGGCCGGCGACAACATCCTGTTCGAGGGCGCCCAGGGCTCGCTGCTGGACATCGACCACGGCACCTATCCGTTCGTGACCAGCTCCAACACCACCGCCGGCGGCACCGCCACCGGCTCCGGCGTCGGCCCGCTGTATCTGGACTACGTGCTGGGCATCACCAAGGCCTACACCACCCGCGTCGGTTCCGGCCCGTTCCCGACCGAGCTGTTCGACGAGCACGGCCGCCACCTGGCCGAGAAGGGCCACGAGTTCGGCGCGACCACCGGTCGCGCGCGCCGCTGCGGCTGGTTCGACGCCGTGGCGCTGCGCCACGCCGTGCAGATCAACTCCGTGTCCGGCATCTGCCTGACCAAGCTCGACGTGCTCGACGGCCTGGAGAACATCCGCGTCTGTGTGGGCTATCGCAGCAAGGACGGCGAGCTGCTCGACAACCCGGTGGACTCCGAAGGCTACGAGGCCATCGAGCCGGTCTACCAGGACCTGCCGGGCTGGAGCGAGTCGACCCTGGGCATCAAGAGCGTCGAGGCGCTGCCGGCCAATGCCCGCGCCTACATCAGCTTCCTCGAGGAGCAGGTGGGCACCTCCATCGACATCATCTCCACCGGCCCGGATCGCAACGAGACCATCGTGCTGCGCAATCCCTTCGGTGAGTAA
- a CDS encoding polysaccharide lyase, whose product MSAEHVIPRKRPLALLMLALLPGLSAPALAEGKGPAITAPSVAACSTRYPQVAAPSPARQAEDAQAAIREGFGTQRDWGTENAERLAAGETGLDEAGLRIHYPEGTSSPGDTEKGGAGFYAAPDALAGAERACLQYRVRFEPGFDFVKGGKLPGLYGGEAPSGGDEADGENGFSMRYMWRANGQGELYEYAVDQDEDYGKSVGRGRWTFPTGQWVTLEQEIILNDPGQDNGMARVWVDGHPILEQRGIVYRTSESVTIDGLMFSTFFGGHGKDWRTPRDQHADFAGFRFYAPRS is encoded by the coding sequence ATGTCAGCCGAACACGTCATCCCGAGAAAACGCCCCCTGGCCCTGCTGATGCTGGCCCTGCTGCCCGGCCTGAGCGCCCCGGCCCTGGCCGAGGGCAAGGGGCCCGCGATCACCGCACCGAGCGTGGCCGCCTGCTCGACCCGCTATCCGCAGGTCGCCGCGCCCTCCCCCGCCCGGCAGGCCGAGGATGCCCAGGCCGCCATCCGTGAAGGCTTCGGCACCCAGCGCGACTGGGGCACCGAGAACGCCGAGCGCCTTGCCGCCGGCGAGACCGGCCTCGATGAGGCCGGCCTGCGCATCCACTATCCCGAGGGCACCTCGTCACCCGGCGACACCGAGAAGGGCGGCGCCGGCTTCTACGCCGCCCCCGATGCCCTGGCCGGCGCCGAGCGCGCCTGCCTGCAGTACCGGGTGCGCTTCGAGCCGGGCTTCGACTTCGTCAAGGGCGGCAAGCTGCCCGGGCTGTACGGCGGCGAGGCGCCCAGCGGCGGCGATGAGGCCGACGGCGAGAACGGCTTTTCCATGCGCTACATGTGGCGGGCCAACGGCCAGGGCGAGCTGTACGAATATGCCGTCGACCAGGACGAGGACTACGGCAAGTCGGTCGGCCGCGGCCGCTGGACCTTCCCCACCGGCCAGTGGGTGACCCTGGAGCAGGAGATCATTCTCAACGATCCCGGCCAGGACAACGGCATGGCCCGCGTGTGGGTGGACGGCCATCCGATCCTCGAACAGCGCGGCATCGTCTATCGCACCAGCGAGTCGGTGACCATCGACGGCCTGATGTTCTCCACCTTCTTCGGCGGGCACGGCAAGGACTGGCGCACGCCGCGCGACCAGCACGCCGACTTCGCCGGCTTCCGCTTCTATGCCCCCCGATCCTGA
- a CDS encoding glycosyltransferase, with amino-acid sequence MSKLPDHTSVASKVTEVTALLLMLALLVLLLSELPSEVFSPASKSFFFAIGAIGAWRYSWWFVQALRSVWYNRRIFPRLRAAADAAGEAGKPSELYVLCTSFRIDADVSYRVYEALVREVRDYGVPTTIFASLADRTDVDIITHVMEDLGWPSNVELRYMFQKGDGKRSAMAEVLRAISRRAPAPDALLVSMDGDILLEPRTLERSLSFFRTNEDLGALTTNNSAIVTGGDATKEWYDLRYAQRHLVMSSGSVSRRLLVLTGRYSAFRLDLATQPSFIELVENDRVDHWRFGNFKFLSGDDKSTWYWLLKHRWRMLYLPDVFVTGFEELPDRRRFFKSTTDLMRRWYGNMLRTSGRAIALGPRPMGMFTWWSLVDQRLSMWTTLIGPTVAILVTLFVRPSFIFAYALWILFTRSISTLILAWQRGRFSLLWIPLIYYNQVFGALLKTYVSFRFNRQKWSRQGISAGEPDDPAAVTRQRRMGHVLHGAFVAVMLYVLVLATGVLQPPDRTAMAILHGPAAEGQAGTGTDNRWLAMTLADGAPSGDVTLPPSRLTLDENLLEIVATTERMRTERLTGAPGDEPTTLEISPALARHVHDADGRVIARDGTATCHTTQGCALELDDRKVALVDLTISVQPGRS; translated from the coding sequence ATGTCGAAGCTCCCCGACCACACCTCCGTCGCCAGCAAGGTGACGGAGGTCACCGCCCTGCTGCTGATGCTGGCCCTGCTGGTGCTGCTGCTTTCCGAGCTGCCGTCGGAGGTCTTCTCGCCGGCGTCGAAGAGCTTCTTCTTCGCCATCGGGGCCATTGGCGCCTGGCGCTACTCCTGGTGGTTCGTCCAGGCGCTGCGCTCGGTGTGGTACAACCGGCGCATCTTTCCGCGACTGCGCGCCGCGGCGGACGCCGCCGGCGAGGCCGGCAAGCCCAGCGAACTGTACGTGCTGTGCACCTCGTTCCGCATCGATGCCGACGTCAGCTATCGCGTCTATGAGGCGCTGGTGCGCGAGGTCCGGGACTACGGCGTCCCGACCACCATCTTCGCCTCGCTGGCCGACCGCACCGATGTCGACATCATCACCCACGTGATGGAGGACCTCGGCTGGCCGAGCAACGTCGAGCTGCGCTACATGTTCCAGAAGGGGGACGGCAAGCGCTCGGCCATGGCGGAAGTGCTGCGTGCCATCTCGCGCCGCGCCCCGGCCCCGGACGCCCTGCTGGTCTCGATGGACGGCGACATCCTGCTCGAGCCCCGGACCCTCGAGCGTTCGCTGTCGTTCTTCCGCACCAACGAGGATCTGGGCGCGCTGACCACCAACAACAGCGCCATCGTCACCGGCGGCGACGCCACCAAGGAGTGGTACGACCTGCGCTATGCCCAGCGCCATCTGGTGATGAGTTCCGGCTCGGTGTCGCGGCGCCTGCTGGTGCTGACCGGGCGCTACAGCGCCTTCCGCCTCGACCTCGCCACCCAGCCGAGCTTCATCGAACTGGTGGAGAACGACCGGGTCGACCACTGGCGCTTCGGCAACTTCAAGTTCCTCTCGGGGGACGACAAGTCGACCTGGTACTGGCTGCTCAAGCACCGCTGGCGGATGCTGTATCTGCCCGACGTCTTCGTCACCGGCTTCGAGGAGCTGCCGGACCGCCGACGCTTCTTCAAGTCGACCACCGACCTGATGCGACGCTGGTACGGCAACATGCTGCGCACCAGCGGCCGGGCGATCGCCCTGGGGCCGCGCCCGATGGGGATGTTCACCTGGTGGAGCCTGGTCGACCAGCGGCTCTCCATGTGGACGACCCTGATCGGTCCCACGGTGGCGATCCTGGTGACCCTGTTCGTGCGACCCTCGTTCATCTTCGCCTACGCGCTGTGGATCCTGTTCACGCGCAGCATCTCGACGCTGATCCTGGCCTGGCAGCGCGGTCGCTTCAGCCTGCTGTGGATTCCGCTGATCTACTACAACCAGGTCTTCGGCGCGCTGCTCAAGACCTACGTCAGCTTCCGCTTCAATCGCCAGAAATGGTCCCGCCAGGGGATCTCCGCCGGCGAGCCGGACGACCCGGCCGCGGTGACCCGCCAGCGTCGCATGGGCCACGTGCTGCACGGCGCCTTCGTCGCCGTGATGCTCTACGTGCTGGTGCTGGCCACCGGCGTGCTGCAGCCGCCGGATCGCACCGCCATGGCCATCCTCCATGGCCCCGCCGCCGAGGGCCAGGCGGGGACCGGCACGGACAATCGCTGGCTGGCCATGACCCTCGCCGACGGTGCTCCGAGCGGTGACGTCACGCTGCCGCCGTCGCGGCTCACGCTGGACGAGAACCTGCTGGAGATCGTGGCCACCACCGAGCGCATGCGGACCGAGCGCCTCACCGGCGCGCCCGGCGACGAGCCCACCACGCTCGAGATCAGTCCGGCACTGGCCCGCCATGTCCATGATGCCGATGGCCGCGTCATCGCCCGGGACGGGACCGCGACCTGCCACACGACACAGGGCTGCGCCCTCGAGCTCGACGACCGCAAGGTGGCCCTCGTCGACCTGACTATCAGCGTGCAACCCGGCCGCTCCTGA
- a CDS encoding tetratricopeptide repeat protein: MIQIPRDISSPRQPTGLRLAVSATLVAWLGGCATTPQPDAHVTAPVPPQYADWFDGGQPRTLEWMHKNTVEKAQQLLEQGRSQQAIAELETLMQKGLPKGYYEMAKIFDQGKGVPPDPERAARLYSEAIKTPSYITGNASLNLAKLYREGRGVERNDVLAYYLIQQAIEEEVGPRAQAAMAELLVEGGNGVKADPEQAAALYRRAAEADNATALEALAKAHGPDGWLAEDRGLASQYAQRYAELLEQDARAGDVGAMNQLAGVFAEDGLMGNQPQRHMHWLNKAAEAGDPGALSRAGRALVEGNAPQRGLAMLEQAALDGDTSAMETLGKLMLEGNANVPASPERAQHWLSAAIAQGSLDAQVTLGRALLEGEGLPADPRRGVELLKKAGERDDALALALLGAYYLGDEGHASQPMQAREYLERANELGHPYATQQLGQMYLEGNGVPADGQRAEALLKDAADQGQTAALRMLGEAYLEGEVLPYHPSKAEELLTRAADAGDASAKTALGAGYLEGTLQQRQPSRGVALLEEAAREGDAYAMVVLGRAYRKGDGVPRDLGKASEWLNRAREAGHGSAEDALSRLRYDQGKAGNINALVQAAEDGHPGSMARLGEAFLNGRGVQQNLGAARSWLQRAASEGHPGASADLGRMYLEGKGVARDPARGARYLQQAVAGGHVGARGDLGKLLLTGEGVSADPERGMRLLEQAAARGNSGARLALADALLEGEHVAQDTQRGIELLRESAEAGNDYAAQRLGAAYLEGKGVEPDPQQAKTWLTQASEAGSLSARTLLGTALLRGEGGMSVDAARGRRLLEQAAEQGHAGAQATLGRELLRGETLGQDLRQGADYLLEAARQGHETARLALAKAYLTANGLENANREQALLWLDEVMDGDGEMAAQTLHDLLSDQDAMQALQVASAER, translated from the coding sequence ATGATCCAGATTCCACGCGACATCTCATCCCCTCGCCAGCCCACGGGTCTGAGACTGGCCGTCTCGGCCACCCTCGTGGCCTGGCTCGGCGGCTGCGCCACCACGCCGCAGCCCGACGCCCACGTCACCGCTCCCGTGCCGCCTCAGTATGCGGACTGGTTCGACGGCGGGCAGCCGCGCACCCTGGAATGGATGCACAAGAACACCGTGGAGAAGGCTCAACAGCTGCTCGAGCAGGGCCGCAGCCAGCAGGCCATCGCCGAGCTCGAGACGCTGATGCAGAAGGGGCTGCCCAAGGGCTACTACGAGATGGCCAAGATCTTCGATCAGGGCAAGGGCGTGCCCCCCGATCCGGAGCGCGCGGCACGGCTCTATTCCGAGGCCATCAAGACGCCCTCCTACATCACCGGTAACGCCTCGCTGAACCTGGCCAAGCTCTACCGCGAAGGGCGCGGCGTCGAGCGCAACGACGTGCTCGCCTACTACCTGATCCAGCAGGCCATCGAGGAAGAGGTCGGCCCCCGGGCACAGGCCGCCATGGCCGAGCTGCTCGTCGAGGGCGGCAACGGCGTCAAAGCCGACCCCGAGCAGGCCGCGGCGCTCTACCGGCGCGCCGCGGAGGCCGACAACGCCACCGCCCTCGAGGCCCTGGCCAAGGCCCACGGTCCCGACGGCTGGCTGGCGGAAGATCGCGGCCTGGCCAGCCAGTACGCCCAGCGCTACGCCGAGCTGCTGGAGCAGGACGCCCGCGCCGGCGACGTCGGCGCCATGAATCAGCTGGCCGGCGTGTTCGCCGAAGACGGCCTGATGGGCAATCAGCCCCAGCGCCACATGCACTGGCTGAACAAGGCCGCCGAGGCCGGCGATCCCGGCGCCCTGAGCCGCGCCGGACGCGCGCTGGTGGAAGGCAACGCGCCCCAGCGTGGCCTGGCGATGCTCGAGCAGGCCGCGCTGGACGGTGATACCTCGGCCATGGAAACGCTGGGCAAGCTGATGCTGGAAGGCAATGCCAACGTGCCCGCCAGCCCGGAGCGGGCCCAGCACTGGCTGAGCGCGGCCATCGCCCAGGGCTCGCTGGATGCCCAGGTCACTCTGGGTCGCGCCCTGCTCGAGGGCGAGGGGCTGCCCGCCGATCCGCGCCGCGGCGTCGAGCTGCTCAAGAAGGCCGGCGAACGGGACGACGCCCTGGCGCTGGCGCTGCTCGGCGCCTACTACCTCGGCGATGAGGGCCATGCCAGCCAGCCGATGCAGGCGCGCGAGTACCTGGAGCGCGCCAACGAGCTGGGCCATCCCTACGCCACCCAGCAGCTGGGGCAGATGTACCTGGAAGGCAACGGCGTGCCGGCCGACGGCCAGCGCGCCGAGGCCCTGCTGAAGGACGCCGCCGACCAGGGCCAGACCGCCGCCCTGCGCATGCTCGGCGAGGCCTACCTGGAAGGCGAGGTGCTGCCCTACCATCCGTCGAAGGCCGAGGAGCTGCTGACACGGGCCGCCGACGCCGGCGACGCCTCCGCCAAGACGGCGCTGGGCGCCGGCTATCTCGAGGGCACGCTCCAGCAGCGTCAGCCCTCGCGCGGCGTCGCCCTGCTGGAGGAGGCCGCCCGCGAGGGTGACGCCTACGCGATGGTGGTGCTGGGCCGTGCCTACCGCAAGGGCGACGGCGTGCCCCGCGACCTGGGCAAGGCCAGCGAGTGGCTGAACCGCGCCCGGGAGGCCGGGCACGGCTCGGCCGAGGATGCCCTGTCACGGCTGCGCTACGACCAGGGCAAGGCCGGCAACATCAATGCCCTGGTGCAGGCCGCGGAAGACGGCCACCCCGGCTCCATGGCGCGGCTCGGCGAAGCCTTCCTCAACGGCCGCGGCGTGCAGCAGAACCTGGGCGCCGCGCGCTCCTGGCTGCAGCGCGCCGCCAGCGAGGGCCATCCCGGCGCCAGCGCCGATCTGGGGCGGATGTATCTGGAGGGCAAGGGCGTGGCACGCGACCCGGCCAGGGGCGCCCGCTACCTGCAGCAAGCCGTCGCCGGCGGCCACGTCGGGGCCCGCGGCGACCTGGGCAAGCTGCTGCTCACCGGCGAGGGCGTCAGCGCCGACCCCGAGCGCGGCATGCGCCTGCTCGAGCAGGCCGCCGCCCGCGGCAACAGCGGTGCCCGCCTGGCCCTGGCCGATGCGCTGCTCGAGGGCGAGCACGTCGCCCAGGACACCCAGCGCGGCATCGAGCTGCTGCGCGAGTCCGCCGAGGCCGGCAACGACTATGCCGCCCAGCGCCTCGGCGCCGCCTACCTCGAAGGCAAGGGCGTCGAGCCCGATCCGCAGCAGGCCAAGACCTGGCTCACTCAGGCCAGCGAGGCCGGCAGCCTCTCGGCGCGCACCCTGCTCGGCACCGCGCTGCTGCGCGGGGAAGGCGGCATGAGCGTCGACGCCGCTCGCGGACGCCGCCTGCTCGAACAGGCCGCCGAGCAGGGCCACGCCGGCGCCCAGGCCACCCTTGGCCGGGAGCTGCTGCGCGGCGAGACTCTCGGCCAGGATCTTCGCCAGGGCGCCGACTACCTGCTGGAAGCCGCGCGTCAGGGCCACGAGACCGCGCGCCTGGCCCTGGCCAAGGCCTATCTCACCGCCAACGGGCTCGAGAACGCCAACCGCGAGCAGGCGCTGCTGTGGCTCGACGAGGTGATGGACGGCGACGGCGAGATGGCCGCCCAGACGCTGCATGACCTGCTGTCCGACCAGGACGCCATGCAGGCGCTGCAGGTGGCATCGGCCGAGCGCTGA
- a CDS encoding alginate lyase family protein produces the protein MSLSLSTGPRRGALPRRLLAGLSLALSGLGAGGLSTAQAMTLEQRAELDLSNYEVTAPDASYFDVEKRMALLEGTDNAILLQEIDQLSTGTSCSQLLQYKPIDTRMRIPGYYPSPKEWELASEPLFQFEDNVSHLAGSYVATGDAYYAECLVRFLDKWSQDEALTNFYYDSMEPQAWFATESMIFAAAMAYSVVRPEIEGMREERERIEAWLNELAHQHSDIQGQPGNSCCNNHFYRRALYASMVGVLTEDNELFRFGVSAIYSALHDITDEGALPMEIARGRRATHYQNYALLYLITNMQVIARQGYDIFDLEVDGHRIHDAVDFALDIFEDPAALGDMAPHEQYTGFLKDNQYFAWMEIYQTRYHDSRIADFVQRQRPIYNRSAGGYMTLYFMAPDAQQNIVMDETQREDAAFKGLSEQ, from the coding sequence ATGTCCCTGTCCCTCTCCACCGGCCCACGCCGCGGCGCCCTGCCCCGTCGTCTGCTCGCCGGCCTGTCCCTGGCCCTGAGCGGGCTGGGCGCGGGCGGGCTGTCCACGGCCCAGGCCATGACCCTCGAGCAACGCGCCGAGCTCGACCTGTCGAACTACGAGGTGACGGCCCCCGACGCCTCCTACTTCGACGTCGAGAAACGCATGGCGCTGCTCGAGGGCACCGACAACGCGATCCTGCTGCAGGAGATCGATCAGCTGTCCACGGGCACCAGCTGCTCACAGCTGCTGCAGTACAAGCCGATCGACACCCGCATGCGGATTCCAGGCTACTACCCCAGCCCCAAGGAGTGGGAGCTGGCCTCGGAGCCGCTGTTCCAGTTCGAGGACAACGTCTCGCACCTGGCCGGCAGCTACGTCGCCACCGGCGATGCGTACTACGCCGAATGCCTGGTGCGCTTCCTCGACAAGTGGTCCCAGGACGAGGCGCTGACCAACTTCTACTACGACTCCATGGAACCCCAGGCCTGGTTCGCCACCGAGTCGATGATCTTCGCCGCGGCCATGGCCTACTCGGTGGTGCGCCCCGAGATCGAGGGCATGCGGGAGGAGCGCGAACGGATCGAGGCCTGGCTCAACGAGCTGGCCCATCAGCATTCCGACATCCAGGGGCAGCCCGGCAACAGCTGCTGCAACAACCACTTCTACCGCCGGGCCCTATACGCCAGCATGGTCGGCGTGCTGACCGAGGACAACGAGCTGTTCCGCTTCGGCGTCAGCGCCATCTACTCCGCGCTGCACGACATCACCGACGAAGGCGCCCTGCCCATGGAGATCGCCCGCGGCCGCCGCGCGACCCACTACCAGAACTACGCGCTGCTCTACCTGATCACCAACATGCAGGTCATCGCGCGCCAGGGCTACGACATCTTCGACCTGGAAGTGGACGGCCACCGCATCCACGACGCCGTCGACTTCGCCCTGGATATCTTCGAGGACCCGGCCGCTCTCGGCGACATGGCGCCCCACGAGCAGTACACCGGCTTCCTCAAGGACAACCAGTACTTCGCCTGGATGGAGATCTACCAGACCCGCTACCACGACTCGCGGATCGCCGACTTCGTCCAGCGTCAGCGTCCCATCTACAACCGCAGTGCCGGCGGCTACATGACGCTCTACTTCATGGCCCCGGACGCCCAGCAGAACATCGTCATGGATGAGACCCAGCGCGAGGACGCCGCGTTCAAGGGCCTGAGCGAGCAGTGA
- a CDS encoding PilZ domain-containing protein gives MTDYYADNHDRSEPTLGDRRQDSHDSRGQAGHRGRGVDQTPGAGIAHERRDERRYLRVKRAFQVKMDDGQVFDGVDLSQGGFAIRSQRPIREGARVQASLLIQAGGAEMTVPVSAECRHCTTGEQGYTAGFEFTDISPGHQELLRRLIRASLSGREMDLEGMMSGEDPQTPRKRGGAGQPQPAQRPPKPLGRYVALFMAIGVLGLVAAATAYRNFMLIEPSFAAVTAPRIDIRAPGPGILQAHDLKAGDRVERDAKLTSVKNVDLESDLILAQAAQSYNSQLIENLQNNIDGGASQVSLANSAKPANGESVSFETVSPEIARARIDQFETARDFQNSRITALEARQSQNEVYSPCHCLVAWALSSSDGTYINESERIMTLIRTGENDIMVEALVHMDDIDRIGPDQQAYISLPNTAGPISARVRSVALDIERQPRAGFPSWVRQQQNVASVLLVPEEPLPADSVGTPVDVRFTETPLVGSAAEWVWQGARSVGQLIGGLVDSVTGANDETPLADSERQAS, from the coding sequence ATGACCGACTACTACGCCGACAACCACGATCGAAGCGAGCCCACCCTGGGCGATCGGCGCCAGGACAGCCACGACAGCCGCGGCCAGGCAGGCCATCGAGGCCGGGGCGTTGACCAAACGCCTGGCGCCGGCATCGCCCACGAGCGCCGCGACGAACGGCGCTACCTGCGTGTAAAACGTGCCTTCCAGGTCAAGATGGACGACGGCCAGGTCTTCGACGGCGTCGACCTGTCCCAGGGCGGCTTCGCGATCCGCAGCCAGCGGCCGATCCGCGAGGGCGCCCGGGTCCAGGCCTCACTGCTGATCCAGGCCGGCGGCGCCGAGATGACCGTGCCCGTGTCCGCCGAGTGCCGGCACTGCACGACCGGCGAGCAGGGCTACACCGCCGGCTTCGAGTTCACCGACATCAGCCCCGGCCACCAGGAACTGCTGCGCCGCCTGATCCGCGCCAGCCTGAGCGGCCGCGAGATGGACCTCGAGGGCATGATGTCCGGCGAGGACCCGCAGACGCCCCGCAAGCGCGGCGGCGCCGGCCAGCCGCAGCCGGCCCAGCGTCCGCCCAAGCCATTGGGCCGCTATGTCGCGCTGTTCATGGCCATCGGCGTGCTGGGCCTGGTGGCGGCGGCCACCGCCTATCGCAACTTCATGCTGATCGAGCCGAGCTTCGCCGCGGTAACCGCGCCGCGCATCGACATCCGCGCGCCGGGTCCGGGCATCCTGCAGGCCCATGACCTCAAGGCCGGCGATCGGGTCGAGCGCGACGCGAAGCTGACCAGCGTCAAGAACGTCGATCTCGAATCGGACCTGATCCTCGCCCAGGCCGCCCAGAGCTACAACAGCCAGCTGATCGAGAACCTGCAGAACAACATCGATGGCGGCGCCAGCCAGGTCAGCCTGGCCAACTCCGCCAAGCCGGCCAACGGCGAATCGGTGAGCTTCGAGACGGTGTCACCGGAGATCGCCCGGGCGCGCATCGACCAGTTCGAGACCGCACGCGACTTCCAGAACTCACGGATCACCGCCCTGGAGGCTCGCCAGTCACAGAACGAGGTCTACAGCCCCTGCCACTGCCTGGTGGCCTGGGCGCTGAGCAGCTCCGACGGCACCTACATCAACGAGAGCGAGCGCATCATGACGCTCATCCGCACCGGCGAGAACGACATCATGGTCGAGGCCCTGGTGCACATGGACGACATCGACCGCATCGGCCCGGACCAGCAGGCCTACATCTCGCTGCCCAACACCGCCGGCCCGATCAGTGCCCGGGTACGCAGCGTCGCGCTGGACATCGAGCGCCAGCCACGCGCCGGCTTCCCGAGCTGGGTGCGTCAGCAGCAGAACGTGGCCAGCGTGCTGCTGGTGCCCGAGGAGCCGCTGCCGGCCGACAGCGTCGGCACCCCGGTGGACGTGCGTTTCACCGAGACCCCGCTGGTCGGCAGCGCCGCCGAGTGGGTCTGGCAGGGCGCCCGTTCGGTCGGCCAGCTGATCGGCGGCCTGGTCGACAGCGTCACCGGTGCCAACGACGAGACACCGCTCGCCGACAGCGAACGCCAGGCGAGCTAA